A portion of the Blastochloris tepida genome contains these proteins:
- a CDS encoding N-acetylmuramoyl-L-alanine amidase has translation MPDSFAPDCPLVTAVMPSPRFGERRGSGMPDAIVLHYTGLPSLAEALACLAGPDGTVSCHYVVEDSGRVLQLVPEHSRAWHAGESIWAGDTDVNSRSIGIEIANPGHDFGCPDFPQAQIDAVIALCRDIIARRAIRPDRVLAHSDVAPLRKRDPGEKFPWQALAAAGVGLWVPPAPAADGRFIVRGERGLPVEALQAMLALYGYGVDITGLFDETTEAVVAAFQRHFRPARVDGVADVSTVTTLRDLIAARDAGLKASRASTATPRV, from the coding sequence ATGCCCGACTCCTTCGCCCCCGATTGCCCCCTGGTCACCGCCGTCATGCCCTCGCCGCGCTTCGGCGAGCGGCGCGGCAGCGGCATGCCCGACGCCATCGTGCTGCACTACACCGGCCTGCCGTCGCTGGCCGAGGCGCTGGCCTGCCTCGCCGGGCCGGACGGCACCGTATCCTGCCACTATGTCGTCGAGGACTCGGGCCGGGTGCTGCAGCTCGTGCCGGAGCACAGCCGCGCCTGGCACGCCGGCGAGTCGATCTGGGCCGGCGACACCGACGTCAATTCGCGCTCGATCGGCATCGAGATCGCCAATCCCGGCCATGATTTCGGCTGCCCCGATTTTCCGCAGGCGCAGATCGATGCGGTGATCGCGCTCTGCCGCGACATCATCGCCCGCCGCGCCATCCGGCCCGACCGCGTGCTCGCCCATTCCGACGTCGCGCCCCTGCGCAAGCGCGACCCCGGCGAGAAGTTTCCGTGGCAGGCGCTGGCCGCGGCCGGCGTCGGCCTGTGGGTGCCGCCCGCCCCGGCCGCCGACGGCCGCTTCATCGTCCGCGGCGAGCGCGGACTGCCGGTGGAGGCACTGCAGGCGATGCTGGCGCTCTATGGCTATGGCGTCGACATCACCGGCCTGTTCGACGAAACCACCGAGGCGGTGGTCGCGGCCTTCCAGCGCCACTTCCGCCCTGCCCGCGTCGATGGCGTCGCGGACGTCTCCACCGTCACCACGCTGCGCGACCTGATCGCGGCGCGCGACGCCGGCCTGAAGGCATCGCGGGCAAGCACGGCGACCCCCCGCGTCTGA